The proteins below are encoded in one region of Pseudomonas putida NBRC 14164:
- a CDS encoding ParA family protein: MAKVFAIANQKGGVGKTTTCINLAASLAATKRRVLLIDLDPQGNATMGSGVDKHELEHSVYDLLIGECDLAQAMHYSEHGGFQLLPANRDLTAAEVVLLEMQVKESRLRNALAPIRENYDYILIDCPPSLSMLTLNALVASDGVIIPMQCEYYALEGLSDLVDNIKRIAARLNPELKIEGLLRTMYDPRLSLNNDVSAQLKEHFGPQLYDTVIPRNIRLAEAPSFGMPALAYDKQSRGALAYLALAGELVRRQRRPSRTAQTT, from the coding sequence ATGGCTAAGGTATTCGCAATCGCGAACCAGAAAGGTGGTGTAGGCAAGACCACCACCTGTATCAATCTCGCCGCCTCGCTGGCCGCGACCAAGCGTCGTGTGCTGCTGATCGACCTCGATCCGCAGGGCAACGCCACCATGGGCAGCGGTGTGGACAAGCACGAGCTCGAGCACTCGGTCTACGACCTGCTGATCGGGGAATGCGACCTGGCCCAGGCCATGCATTACTCCGAGCATGGTGGGTTCCAGTTGCTGCCGGCCAACCGCGACCTGACGGCCGCCGAGGTGGTGCTGCTGGAAATGCAGGTCAAGGAGAGCCGTCTGCGCAACGCACTGGCGCCTATCCGTGAGAACTACGACTACATCCTCATCGACTGCCCGCCGTCGCTGTCGATGCTCACGCTCAACGCCCTGGTCGCTTCCGATGGCGTGATCATCCCCATGCAGTGCGAGTACTACGCACTGGAAGGCCTCAGCGACCTTGTGGATAACATCAAGCGCATCGCCGCCCGGTTGAATCCGGAGCTGAAGATCGAGGGCTTGCTGCGGACCATGTACGATCCTCGCCTGAGCCTGAACAACGATGTTTCGGCGCAGCTGAAGGAACACTTTGGCCCGCAGCTGTACGACACGGTCATTCCGCGCAATATTCGCCTGGCCGAGGCCCCCAGCTTCGGCATGCCGGCCCTGGCCTACGACAAGCAATCGCGCGGCGCGCTGGCTTATCTGGCTCTGGCCGGGGAACTGGTTCGCCGCCAGCGCCGTCCATCACGCACTGCACA
- the rsmG gene encoding 16S rRNA (guanine(527)-N(7))-methyltransferase RsmG produces the protein MSSLVTPQHAEELSTGARQLGVELSAEQHEKLLGYLALLIKWNKAYNLTAVRDPDEMVSRHLLDSLSVMAFIHSERDNWLDVGSGGGMPGIPLAILHPHKRVTVLDSNGKKTRFLTQVKMELKLDNLTVIHSRVEAFQPAQPFDGIISRAFSSMENFTNWTRHLGDTGTQWLAMKGLHPADELVALPADFTVESEQALTVPGCQGQRHLLILRRKA, from the coding sequence TTGAGTTCCCTGGTCACCCCGCAACACGCTGAAGAGTTGTCCACAGGCGCGCGCCAGCTCGGTGTCGAGCTGAGCGCCGAGCAGCACGAGAAACTGCTTGGCTACCTGGCCCTGTTGATCAAATGGAACAAAGCCTACAACCTCACGGCCGTGCGCGACCCGGACGAGATGGTGTCGCGCCATCTGCTCGACAGCCTGAGCGTCATGGCGTTTATCCACAGCGAGCGTGACAACTGGCTGGATGTCGGCAGCGGCGGTGGCATGCCGGGTATTCCGTTGGCTATCCTGCATCCGCACAAGCGCGTGACGGTGCTGGACTCCAACGGCAAGAAGACCCGCTTCCTGACCCAGGTGAAAATGGAGCTCAAACTGGACAACCTCACGGTTATCCACAGCCGGGTCGAAGCCTTCCAGCCGGCGCAGCCGTTCGACGGAATCATCTCCCGCGCTTTCAGCAGCATGGAGAACTTCACCAACTGGACCCGCCATCTGGGCGACACCGGGACGCAATGGCTTGCAATGAAGGGGCTGCATCCTGCCGATGAACTGGTAGCATTGCCCGCAGACTTCACAGTGGAAAGCGAACAGGCCCTGACCGTTCCAGGTTGCCAGGGCCAGCGCCATCTGCTGATACTGCGCCGCAAGGCATGA
- the mnmG gene encoding tRNA uridine-5-carboxymethylaminomethyl(34) synthesis enzyme MnmG, whose protein sequence is MDFPSRFEVIVIGGGHAGTEAALASARMGVKTLLLTHNVETLGHMSCNPAIGGIGKSHLVKEIDALGGAMALATDKSGIQFRVLNNRKGPAVRATRAQADRAIYKAVVREILENQPNLWIFQQSCDDLIVEQDQVKGVVTQMGLRFFAESVVLTTGTFLGGLIHIGLQNHSGGRAGDPPSIALAHRMRELPLRVGRLKTGTPPRIDGRSVDFSVMTEQPGDTPIPVMSFMGNAEMHPRQVSCWITHTNARTHEIIASNLDRSPMYSGVIEGVGPRYCPSIEDKIHRFADKESHQVFIEPEGLNTHELYPNGISTSLPFDVQLELVRSIRGMENAHIVRPGYAIEYDYFDPRDLKYSLETKVIGGLFFAGQINGTTGYEEAGAQGLLAGTNAALRAQGRESWCPRRDEAYIGVLVDDLITLGTQEPYRMFTSRAEYRLILREDNADLRLTEKGRELGLIDDQRWAAFCAKRDGIEREEQRLKSTWVRPNTEQGQAIVDKFGTPLSHEYSLLNLLARPEIDYAGLIEATGGDAIDPQVAEQVEIRTKYAGYIDRQQDEIARLRASEDTRLPVDIDYTTISGLSKEIQGKLGQTRPETLGQASRIPGVTPAAISLLLIYLKKRGAGRELEQSA, encoded by the coding sequence GTGGATTTCCCTTCCCGTTTTGAAGTGATCGTCATCGGCGGCGGCCATGCCGGTACCGAGGCTGCGCTTGCGTCTGCACGCATGGGTGTGAAAACCCTGCTGCTGACCCATAACGTGGAAACCCTCGGTCACATGAGCTGCAACCCCGCCATCGGCGGTATTGGCAAAAGCCATCTGGTCAAAGAGATCGATGCCCTCGGCGGCGCCATGGCGCTGGCCACCGACAAGAGCGGCATCCAGTTCCGCGTTCTGAACAACCGCAAGGGCCCGGCGGTACGCGCCACCCGTGCGCAGGCCGACCGCGCCATCTACAAGGCGGTGGTGCGTGAAATCCTGGAAAACCAGCCGAACCTGTGGATATTCCAGCAGTCCTGCGACGACCTGATCGTCGAGCAGGACCAGGTCAAGGGCGTAGTTACCCAGATGGGTTTGCGTTTCTTCGCCGAATCGGTGGTACTGACCACTGGTACTTTCCTCGGCGGGCTTATCCACATTGGTCTGCAAAACCATTCCGGTGGCCGTGCCGGTGATCCACCCTCGATCGCCCTGGCCCACCGCATGCGTGAACTGCCACTGCGCGTCGGCCGCTTGAAAACCGGGACTCCGCCACGCATCGATGGGCGCTCTGTGGATTTCTCGGTGATGACCGAGCAGCCAGGTGATACGCCGATCCCGGTCATGTCCTTCATGGGCAATGCCGAAATGCACCCACGGCAGGTGAGCTGCTGGATTACCCATACCAATGCGCGTACCCACGAGATCATCGCCTCGAACCTCGATCGTTCGCCGATGTACTCGGGTGTGATCGAAGGCGTCGGTCCGCGCTACTGCCCATCGATCGAAGACAAGATTCACCGGTTCGCCGACAAGGAAAGCCACCAGGTGTTCATCGAGCCGGAAGGCCTGAACACCCATGAGCTGTACCCCAACGGTATTTCCACATCGCTGCCGTTCGACGTGCAGCTGGAGCTGGTGCGTTCGATCCGCGGCATGGAAAACGCCCACATCGTCCGCCCGGGCTACGCCATCGAGTACGACTACTTCGACCCGCGTGACCTCAAGTACAGCCTCGAGACCAAAGTCATCGGTGGCCTGTTCTTCGCCGGGCAGATCAACGGCACCACCGGTTACGAAGAAGCCGGTGCCCAGGGCCTGCTGGCCGGGACCAACGCCGCATTGCGCGCACAGGGCCGCGAAAGCTGGTGCCCGCGCCGCGACGAAGCCTACATCGGCGTACTGGTCGACGACCTGATCACCCTGGGTACCCAGGAGCCGTACCGCATGTTCACCTCACGTGCCGAGTACCGCCTGATCCTGCGCGAAGACAACGCCGACCTGCGCCTGACCGAGAAAGGCCGTGAACTGGGCCTTATCGACGATCAGCGCTGGGCCGCCTTCTGCGCCAAGCGTGACGGCATCGAGCGTGAGGAACAGCGCCTGAAGTCGACCTGGGTTCGGCCGAACACCGAACAAGGCCAAGCCATTGTGGATAAGTTCGGCACGCCGCTCAGCCACGAGTACAGCCTGCTGAACCTGTTGGCGCGCCCGGAAATCGACTACGCCGGGCTGATCGAGGCGACCGGCGGTGACGCAATCGATCCACAGGTCGCCGAGCAGGTCGAGATCCGCACCAAGTACGCGGGCTACATCGACCGCCAGCAGGATGAAATCGCTCGCCTGCGCGCCAGCGAAGACACCCGCCTGCCTGTGGATATCGACTACACGACGATTTCCGGCCTTTCCAAGGAGATTCAGGGCAAGCTTGGCCAGACCCGCCCGGAAACCCTGGGCCAGGCTTCGCGCATCCCGGGCGTGACCCCGGCGGCGATTTCCCTGTTGCTGATTTACTTGAAAAAACGCGGCGCTGGCCGCGAATTGGAGCAAAGCGCTTGA
- the mnmE gene encoding tRNA uridine-5-carboxymethylaminomethyl(34) synthesis GTPase MnmE, with product MNTVRETIAAIATAQGRGGVGIVRLSGPLASKAGQLITGRTLTPRHAHYGPFRDDEGLVLDEGIALFFPGPNSFTGEDVLELQGHGGPVVLDMLLQRCVQVGCRLARPGEFSERAFLNDKLDLAQAEAIADLIEASSSQAARNALRSLQGEFSKRVHSLTEALIALRIYVEAAIDFPEEEIDFLADGHVLSMLDAVRGELSTVQREAGQGALLRDGMTVVIAGRPNAGKSSLLNQLAGREAAIVTDIAGTTRDILREHIHIDGMPLHVVDTAGLRDTDDHVEKIGVERALKAIGEADRVLLVVDSTAPEASDPFALWPEFLDQRPDPAKVTLIRNKADLSGERVALEQCDDGHVTITLSAKGDDSGLQLLRDHLKACMGYEQTAESGFSARRRHLDALRQASEHLEHGRAQLTLAGAGELLAEDLRQAQHALGEITGAFSSDDLLGRIFSSFCIGK from the coding sequence ATGAACACTGTGCGTGAAACCATCGCCGCCATCGCTACCGCCCAAGGCCGCGGTGGTGTGGGTATTGTCAGGTTGTCCGGCCCTTTGGCCAGCAAGGCCGGGCAGTTGATCACCGGTCGTACGCTGACCCCTCGCCATGCCCATTACGGCCCGTTCCGCGACGATGAAGGGCTGGTGCTTGACGAGGGGATTGCGTTGTTCTTCCCTGGGCCGAACTCGTTCACCGGCGAAGATGTGCTCGAACTCCAGGGCCACGGTGGCCCAGTGGTCCTGGACATGCTGCTGCAGCGCTGTGTACAAGTTGGCTGTCGCCTGGCCCGCCCGGGTGAATTCAGCGAACGCGCGTTCCTCAACGACAAGCTCGACCTGGCCCAGGCCGAAGCCATTGCCGACCTGATCGAGGCCAGCTCCAGCCAGGCGGCACGTAACGCCCTGCGCTCGCTGCAGGGGGAGTTCTCCAAGCGTGTGCACAGCCTGACCGAGGCGCTGATCGCCCTGCGCATCTACGTCGAGGCAGCAATCGACTTCCCCGAAGAGGAGATCGACTTCCTCGCCGATGGCCACGTACTGTCGATGCTCGATGCAGTGCGCGGCGAGTTATCCACCGTGCAACGTGAGGCCGGGCAGGGTGCCTTGCTGCGTGACGGCATGACGGTGGTAATCGCCGGGCGGCCGAACGCCGGCAAGTCGAGCCTGCTAAATCAACTGGCTGGTCGGGAAGCCGCCATTGTCACCGATATCGCCGGCACCACCCGGGACATCCTGCGCGAACATATCCACATCGACGGTATGCCGCTGCATGTGGTCGATACCGCCGGTTTGCGTGATACCGATGACCATGTGGAAAAGATCGGCGTGGAACGCGCCCTGAAGGCCATTGGCGAGGCCGATCGTGTGTTGCTGGTGGTCGACTCCACAGCGCCCGAGGCCAGCGATCCGTTCGCTTTATGGCCCGAGTTTCTCGATCAGCGGCCCGACCCTGCCAAGGTCACGCTGATTCGCAACAAGGCCGACCTGAGTGGCGAGCGGGTGGCGCTGGAACAGTGCGATGACGGCCATGTGACCATCACCCTCAGTGCCAAGGGCGACGACTCTGGGCTGCAACTGCTGCGCGACCATCTGAAGGCCTGCATGGGTTACGAACAGACGGCGGAGAGTGGTTTCAGTGCCCGCCGGCGGCACCTGGATGCCTTGCGCCAAGCCAGCGAGCACCTGGAGCACGGCCGTGCACAGTTGACCTTGGCGGGCGCAGGAGAGCTGCTGGCAGAGGACTTGCGCCAGGCACAGCATGCCTTGGGGGAAATTACCGGGGCGTTCAGCTCGGATGACCTGCTGGGGCGCATTTTCTCCAGCTTCTGCATCGGCAAGTAA
- the yidC gene encoding membrane protein insertase YidC: MDIKRTILIAALAVVSYVMVLKWNDDYGQAALPTQNTAASTVAPGLPDGVPAGNNGASADVPSANAESSPAELAPVALSKDLIRVKTDVLELAIDPVGGDIVQLNLPKYPRRQDHPNIPFQLFDNGGERVYLAQSGLTGANGPDARASGRPLYAAEQKSYQLADGQEQLVVDLKFSDNGVNYIKRFSFKRGEYDLNVSYLIDNQSDQAWSGNMFAQLKRDASGDPSSSTATGTATYLGAALWTASEPYKKVSMKDIDKGSLKENVSGGWVAWLQHYFVTAWIPAKSDNNVVQTRKDSQGNYIIGYTGPALSVPAGGKVETSAMLYAGPKIQSKLKELSPGLELTVDYGFLWFIAQPIFWLLQHIHSLLGNWGWSIIVLTMLIKGLFFPLSAASYRSMARMRAVAPKLAALKERFGDDRQKMSQAMMELYKKEKINPLGGCLPILVQMPVFLALYWVLLESVEMRQAPWMLWITDLSIKDPFFILPIIMGATMFIQQRLNPTPPDPMQAKVMKMMPIIFTFFFLWFPAGLVLYWVVNNCLSISQQWYITRRIEAATKKAAA; the protein is encoded by the coding sequence ATGGATATTAAACGCACGATCCTGATCGCCGCGCTGGCAGTCGTGTCCTACGTCATGGTCCTGAAGTGGAACGATGACTACGGCCAGGCTGCCCTGCCGACTCAGAATACTGCTGCCAGCACTGTTGCGCCGGGCTTGCCCGATGGCGTGCCGGCCGGTAACAACGGCGCCAGCGCCGATGTACCGAGCGCCAACGCCGAATCGAGCCCTGCCGAACTGGCACCGGTCGCACTCAGCAAGGACCTGATCCGAGTCAAGACCGACGTTCTGGAACTGGCTATCGATCCGGTCGGTGGTGACATCGTCCAGTTGAACCTGCCGAAGTACCCACGCCGTCAGGACCACCCGAACATTCCGTTCCAGTTGTTCGACAACGGTGGTGAGCGTGTTTACCTGGCACAAAGCGGTCTGACCGGTGCCAACGGCCCGGATGCCCGCGCCAGCGGCCGCCCGCTGTATGCCGCCGAGCAGAAGAGCTACCAGCTGGCCGACGGCCAGGAACAACTGGTGGTCGACCTGAAGTTCAGCGACAACGGTGTCAACTACATCAAGCGCTTCAGCTTCAAGCGCGGTGAGTACGACCTGAATGTCAGCTACCTGATCGACAACCAGAGCGACCAGGCCTGGAGCGGCAACATGTTTGCCCAGCTCAAGCGTGACGCCAGCGGCGATCCGTCCTCGAGCACTGCCACTGGCACCGCCACCTACCTGGGCGCAGCCCTGTGGACAGCTTCCGAGCCTTACAAAAAGGTCTCGATGAAGGACATCGACAAAGGTAGTTTGAAAGAAAATGTGTCCGGCGGCTGGGTTGCATGGCTGCAGCACTACTTCGTGACCGCCTGGATTCCGGCCAAGTCGGACAACAACGTTGTCCAGACCCGCAAGGACAGCCAAGGCAACTACATCATCGGCTACACCGGCCCGGCCCTCAGCGTCCCTGCTGGTGGCAAGGTCGAAACCAGCGCCATGCTGTACGCCGGCCCGAAGATCCAGTCCAAGCTGAAAGAGTTGTCCCCAGGCCTGGAACTGACCGTCGACTACGGCTTCCTGTGGTTCATTGCCCAGCCGATCTTCTGGCTGCTGCAACATATCCACAGCCTGCTGGGTAACTGGGGCTGGTCGATCATCGTGCTGACCATGCTGATCAAAGGCCTGTTCTTCCCGCTGTCGGCTGCCAGCTACCGCTCCATGGCACGTATGCGTGCTGTTGCGCCCAAGCTCGCCGCGCTGAAGGAACGCTTCGGTGACGATCGCCAGAAGATGTCCCAGGCGATGATGGAGCTGTACAAGAAAGAGAAGATCAACCCGCTGGGCGGCTGCCTGCCGATCCTGGTGCAGATGCCGGTATTCCTGGCCCTGTACTGGGTACTGCTGGAAAGCGTAGAAATGCGCCAGGCTCCATGGATGCTGTGGATTACCGACCTGTCGATCAAGGATCCGTTCTTCATCCTGCCGATCATCATGGGCGCAACCATGTTCATCCAGCAGCGCCTGAACCCTACGCCGCCGGATCCGATGCAGGCCAAGGTGATGAAAATGATGCCGATCATCTTCACCTTCTTCTTCCTGTGGTTCCCGGCTGGTCTGGTTCTGTACTGGGTTGTGAACAACTGCCTGTCGATTTCGCAGCAGTGGTACATCACTCGCCGTATCGAAGCAGCCACCAAAAAAGCTGCTGCTTGA